Proteins found in one Arthrobacter sp. U41 genomic segment:
- a CDS encoding rhodanese-like domain-containing protein: MRPQAPASVPREVEGEPDLVAVDTTWGELQPLQCAPGVVTLGELELLEQISGGAVLIDSRVPDSRSGVTIPGAVNIPHDRIIGFRDQLEVSRLSIFFCNGPQCPQSPAAIRAVLETGYPASALAYYRGGLHDWVTLAMPTEQIT, encoded by the coding sequence ATGCGTCCTCAGGCTCCGGCCAGCGTGCCCCGGGAGGTGGAGGGCGAACCGGATCTGGTAGCGGTGGACACGACATGGGGAGAGCTGCAGCCACTGCAGTGCGCACCCGGGGTGGTCACCCTGGGCGAACTCGAACTCCTGGAGCAGATCAGCGGCGGCGCTGTCCTGATCGACAGCCGCGTGCCTGACTCCAGGTCCGGGGTTACGATTCCAGGGGCAGTGAACATCCCGCACGACCGCATTATTGGATTCAGGGATCAACTCGAGGTATCGAGGCTGAGCATTTTCTTCTGTAACGGCCCGCAATGCCCGCAGTCACCGGCGGCCATCCGGGCGGTGCTGGAAACCGGGTATCCGGCATCCGCACTGGCCTACTACCGGGGAGGACTGCACGACTGGGTCACCCTGGCCATGCCCACGGAACAGATCACCTGA
- a CDS encoding SHOCT domain-containing protein, translating into MMGGYGSGMGWTGMFWLLLIVGVLLLAGLGIWFLSAGRRRGGPTGSPDGRGAGPAGGGGTPREILDERFARGELSAEEYRERLKILGDDA; encoded by the coding sequence ATGATGGGTGGATACGGATCAGGCATGGGCTGGACGGGGATGTTCTGGCTGCTGTTGATCGTCGGGGTCCTGCTGCTTGCCGGTCTCGGGATATGGTTTCTCTCGGCCGGCAGGCGCCGCGGCGGACCCACGGGCTCTCCTGACGGCAGGGGCGCCGGGCCTGCGGGCGGCGGAGGCACACCCCGGGAGATCCTGGATGAACGCTTTGCCAGGGGCGAGCTGAGTGCGGAAGAATACCGTGAGCGGCTCAAGATCCTCGGGGATGACGCCTGA
- a CDS encoding multicopper oxidase family protein, which yields MRPLSRRSALILGGAGAAAAATGAAGLFWDQGSGFQADGGLDLSEPQALHSADGRLQVKLSAALGQVRIAGRDADALSYNGSLPGPTLFLRPGDRVNVTLENRLGDPTNLHVHGLHVSPQGNSDNVLVSVEPGTSFDYEYRLPADHPPGVYWYHPHRHGSVADQIFGGLYGAIIVQDSQPVPVSRERVLVISDISLTGGGSIATVSAMEKMMGREGTLVLVNGQLNPVLAARPGERERWRIINACTSRYLKLRLDGQHLQLLGLDSGRYQSPRDVDEVLLAPGNRADLLVTTAAGTAVLRTLPVDRGGTGSMMGSTGGGQSRPGPDGTVLATLAVAGEPAAAPEPVPAQPAPRDLRAAPVTARRDLVFAMGMGMNSGGMGGGMGSGMMSFTINGRPFHPARIDTTVPAGAVEEWTLRNTSPMDHPVHLHVWPMQIIEQDGQPVDSPLWQDVVNVPARSSVRVRIAFDDFTGKTVYHCHILDHEDSGMMGLIEAR from the coding sequence ATGCGGCCTCTCAGCCGCCGCAGTGCCTTGATCCTGGGAGGGGCGGGCGCTGCGGCCGCAGCGACGGGCGCGGCGGGATTGTTCTGGGACCAGGGTTCCGGGTTCCAGGCTGACGGTGGGCTGGACCTGAGTGAGCCGCAGGCCCTGCACAGTGCCGATGGCCGGCTTCAGGTGAAACTTTCAGCGGCTCTGGGCCAGGTGCGGATTGCGGGCAGGGACGCCGACGCGCTGTCCTATAACGGGTCCCTGCCCGGCCCCACCCTGTTCCTGCGGCCCGGGGACCGGGTGAATGTAACGCTGGAGAACAGGCTGGGGGATCCGACGAACCTGCACGTCCACGGGCTGCACGTCTCCCCGCAAGGCAACAGCGACAACGTGCTGGTTTCGGTCGAACCGGGTACGTCCTTTGACTATGAGTACCGGTTGCCGGCGGACCATCCGCCGGGCGTGTACTGGTACCACCCGCACCGTCATGGAAGCGTCGCCGACCAGATCTTCGGCGGACTGTACGGGGCGATCATCGTCCAGGACTCCCAGCCCGTGCCGGTGAGCCGGGAACGCGTCCTGGTCATTTCAGACATCTCCCTCACCGGGGGCGGTTCCATCGCCACCGTGTCAGCGATGGAGAAAATGATGGGCCGGGAAGGAACCCTGGTCCTGGTCAACGGGCAGCTGAACCCGGTCCTGGCCGCCCGGCCGGGCGAGCGTGAACGGTGGCGGATCATCAATGCCTGCACCTCCCGGTACCTGAAGCTCCGCCTCGACGGCCAGCACCTGCAGCTACTTGGCCTGGATTCCGGCCGCTACCAGAGTCCCAGGGACGTTGACGAGGTGCTGCTGGCCCCGGGCAACCGGGCCGACCTGCTCGTCACCACCGCCGCCGGGACTGCCGTACTACGCACCCTGCCCGTGGACAGGGGCGGCACGGGATCCATGATGGGCAGCACCGGTGGCGGACAGTCCCGGCCCGGCCCGGACGGGACCGTCCTGGCCACCCTGGCCGTTGCCGGCGAACCGGCTGCCGCGCCGGAACCGGTCCCGGCGCAGCCGGCACCGCGGGACCTGCGGGCCGCCCCGGTGACCGCCCGCCGGGACCTGGTCTTCGCTATGGGCATGGGTATGAACAGCGGCGGCATGGGCGGTGGGATGGGATCGGGGATGATGAGTTTCACCATCAACGGTAGGCCGTTCCACCCCGCCCGGATCGATACCACGGTCCCCGCCGGCGCCGTCGAGGAATGGACCCTGAGGAACACCAGCCCGATGGACCACCCCGTGCACCTGCACGTATGGCCGATGCAGATCATCGAACAGGACGGCCAGCCCGTGGATAGTCCCCTGTGGCAGGACGTGGTCAACGTCCCGGCCCGCAGCAGCGTCCGGGTCCGGATCGCCTTCGATGACTTCACCGGGAAAACCGTCTACCACTGCCACATCCTGGACCACGAGGACAGCGGCATGATGGGCCTGATCGAAGCCCGGTAG
- a CDS encoding DUF302 domain-containing protein encodes MTYAHTITVALPYAEAVTRTREALSGQGFGVLSEIDVRATFEAKLGSDAGQGLGDYLILGVCNPALAQKALAADPDMGLLLPCNVVIRRGPDNSTTVIQTIDPQTMVQLSDAPAVAEVASDADHRLLAALKELETA; translated from the coding sequence ATGACCTACGCACACACCATCACCGTCGCCCTGCCCTACGCAGAAGCAGTAACCCGGACCCGGGAAGCCCTCTCGGGGCAGGGCTTCGGCGTGCTCTCCGAAATCGATGTCCGCGCCACCTTCGAGGCCAAACTCGGGTCCGACGCCGGGCAGGGCCTGGGTGACTACCTCATCCTGGGCGTCTGTAATCCTGCCCTGGCGCAGAAAGCTCTCGCCGCGGACCCGGACATGGGGCTGCTGCTGCCCTGCAACGTCGTGATCAGGCGCGGACCTGACAACTCCACCACCGTCATCCAGACCATCGACCCGCAGACCATGGTCCAGCTCAGCGACGCCCCGGCCGTCGCCGAAGTCGCCTCGGACGCCGATCACAGGCTTCTCGCAGCCCTGAAGGAACTCGAAACCGCCTAA
- a CDS encoding DUF4395 family protein: MLKDFTKNNLDKQGFGSLNEDAKSCYAWPLRFTPGVGTVLIVVGLTLQSPTFLGIGAIVPLSGALFPRGMILDLVYNFGVRHLLHGPALPPTPTPRRFSYLLSTVLLTGSALSIYYGLSTLGIILGGAVALGGLMLTTTHWCLGSWIYRLLFRHSAARS; this comes from the coding sequence ATGCTCAAAGACTTCACAAAGAACAATCTAGATAAGCAAGGATTTGGAAGTCTTAATGAGGACGCCAAGTCTTGCTATGCGTGGCCCCTGCGATTCACGCCGGGAGTGGGCACCGTCCTAATCGTCGTCGGATTGACTTTGCAGTCGCCCACTTTTCTTGGGATTGGGGCAATCGTTCCACTTAGCGGAGCACTATTCCCCCGCGGGATGATTCTAGATCTGGTTTACAATTTTGGCGTCCGACATCTACTTCATGGGCCAGCGCTCCCGCCCACGCCGACACCACGACGGTTTTCGTACCTGCTGTCCACCGTGCTGCTGACGGGCTCGGCCTTGTCCATCTACTACGGGTTATCAACGTTGGGAATCATCCTAGGAGGAGCGGTCGCCCTAGGGGGCTTAATGCTCACCACCACCCATTGGTGTCTCGGGTCGTGGATCTACAGATTACTTTTCCGGCATTCAGCGGCGAGGTCGTAA
- a CDS encoding SHOCT domain-containing protein: MYGWYGDGGILGWVVMAVMMLLFWGGVAAVVIVLIRSGRAGVGGHSGSPHDDPERILNERFARGEIDANELNERRTVLRNKL; encoded by the coding sequence ATGTATGGATGGTATGGCGATGGGGGCATTCTCGGCTGGGTGGTGATGGCAGTGATGATGCTGCTGTTCTGGGGAGGGGTGGCGGCCGTGGTGATTGTTCTGATCCGCAGCGGACGGGCCGGCGTGGGGGGTCACTCCGGGTCCCCGCACGATGACCCGGAGCGGATCCTCAACGAACGCTTCGCCCGCGGGGAGATCGACGCGAACGAGCTCAATGAACGCCGCACGGTTCTTCGAAACAAGCTATGA
- a CDS encoding sulfocyanin-like copper-binding protein, which translates to MKTLSRKTHFLFGAAAALVLTALSMLAVVFMSGGTDPGGYAFPGASRCTAPGLPGTVINVTASDMGGALMGGSGMMRGSMLLTADRTTVTGGEVSFLVTNVGNIPHEMMIIPLAGTQIAGTRPVGRDGKIDESGSLAEAAATCAEGEGDGILPSAAGWITLDLAPGEYELFCNLPGHYWAGMYTRLTVT; encoded by the coding sequence ATGAAGACTCTGAGCCGCAAAACGCATTTTTTGTTCGGTGCCGCCGCAGCGCTTGTCCTGACTGCCCTGTCCATGCTGGCTGTGGTCTTCATGAGCGGCGGGACGGACCCGGGAGGCTACGCGTTTCCCGGAGCCTCCCGATGCACGGCGCCCGGCCTCCCCGGTACGGTCATCAACGTCACGGCCTCTGACATGGGAGGTGCCCTGATGGGCGGTTCCGGGATGATGCGCGGCAGCATGCTGCTGACCGCAGACAGGACCACCGTGACTGGCGGCGAGGTGTCCTTTCTCGTCACCAACGTCGGTAACATCCCTCACGAAATGATGATCATCCCGCTGGCAGGTACACAGATCGCAGGAACCCGCCCGGTTGGCCGGGACGGCAAAATCGATGAGAGCGGCAGTTTGGCTGAGGCCGCCGCCACTTGCGCCGAAGGCGAAGGCGACGGGATTCTCCCGTCTGCGGCCGGATGGATCACTCTGGATCTTGCGCCCGGAGAATATGAATTGTTCTGCAATCTGCCGGGCCACTACTGGGCCGGGATGTACACCCGACTCACCGTCACCTGA
- a CDS encoding universal stress protein → MATSQAGPQRTAEIMSGEDRFRIAVGVDGSAESRLALEWAVTEARLRHGQVRAVTAWEYPPVTAGMEAMIWDPVIFEPAARRMQTDALKAVDTEGVNVIGDVVQGPTVTVLVNASKDADLLVVGSRGHGGFTGLLLGSVSTQVVHHAACAVLVVRTRPRVLEVG, encoded by the coding sequence ATGGCAACCAGCCAGGCAGGACCTCAACGGACGGCGGAGATCATGAGCGGCGAAGACAGATTCAGAATCGCGGTCGGGGTGGACGGCTCCGCGGAATCACGGTTGGCTCTCGAATGGGCCGTCACGGAAGCCCGTCTCCGCCACGGACAGGTGCGGGCCGTGACCGCCTGGGAGTACCCGCCCGTGACGGCCGGCATGGAAGCGATGATCTGGGATCCTGTCATTTTCGAGCCGGCCGCCCGGAGAATGCAGACCGACGCCTTGAAGGCCGTGGACACCGAAGGCGTCAACGTCATCGGTGACGTCGTCCAAGGGCCCACGGTAACCGTCCTTGTAAATGCTTCCAAGGACGCGGACCTGCTGGTCGTTGGTTCCCGTGGCCACGGAGGATTTACCGGGCTGCTGCTCGGGTCCGTGTCCACGCAGGTAGTCCACCATGCCGCCTGCGCCGTGCTCGTCGTCAGAACCAGGCCCAGAGTCCTCGAAGTTGGATAA
- a CDS encoding ABC1 kinase family protein, whose amino-acid sequence MTTNIRVHRYQQISEILARHGLGFLVGITGLERWVPFHHGLLGHERRAEPYTNPDHLRLALEELGPTFIKLGQLLSTRPDLLPPRYQTELAKLQDAAPPVPGATIRQLIREELGSETDDVFADFTLEPLASASIGQAHAATLHDGTHVVVKVRRPDVIPTIEADLDILQNLAVQISHRWDAAADYNLPGIAAEFAQTLRAELDYLQEGRNAERFAENFASDPGVHIPRVFWETTTSRVLTLERIVGMKVNDLDGLDRAGIDRAALAVRSAGTALKMVFEDGFFHADPHPGNLFIEPDGRIGLIDFGMVGEVNDKLRSQLSVLLTALARNDPGRVGSALLDLSVTRQPVDRSRLRADVTLFIALYEDRPLNQIEIGPLITQAVALMRTYHLQMPQELAKLLKMMIMAEGIGVELDPGFNLGVMLAPYARKLMFRRFAPQALAARIAAAGADAAELAEDLPDLLRRVVDSLDTGLEVHLRAAELEPLVGRIERIGNRLVAGMISAALIGGVGALAAGDRDRWGSWEKPLMRAGLGAGGALGAYLIWTSRHNGGSHQ is encoded by the coding sequence ATGACAACGAACATACGGGTACACCGCTATCAGCAGATCAGCGAGATTCTGGCCCGGCACGGGCTGGGCTTCCTCGTGGGTATCACCGGACTCGAGCGGTGGGTACCCTTCCACCACGGACTCCTGGGCCATGAACGAAGAGCCGAGCCCTACACGAATCCAGACCACCTGCGGTTGGCCCTCGAAGAGCTGGGACCGACGTTCATCAAGCTCGGCCAGCTCCTCTCCACCCGCCCTGACCTCTTGCCGCCCCGGTACCAGACGGAGTTGGCTAAACTCCAGGACGCTGCCCCACCTGTGCCAGGGGCAACGATCCGTCAGCTGATCCGCGAAGAACTCGGGTCCGAGACGGACGACGTGTTTGCGGACTTCACCCTCGAACCCCTGGCGAGTGCCTCCATCGGCCAGGCCCATGCAGCAACTCTCCACGACGGAACACACGTCGTTGTAAAAGTCCGGCGACCCGACGTCATTCCCACGATCGAGGCAGACCTGGATATTCTGCAGAACCTCGCGGTCCAGATCAGCCACCGGTGGGATGCGGCGGCCGACTACAATCTCCCCGGCATAGCCGCGGAGTTTGCACAGACGCTGAGGGCAGAACTCGACTATCTTCAGGAAGGCCGGAACGCGGAGCGATTCGCCGAGAACTTCGCCTCCGACCCCGGCGTCCACATTCCCCGCGTCTTTTGGGAGACGACCACGTCCCGGGTGCTGACGCTGGAGCGGATCGTGGGGATGAAAGTCAATGATCTCGACGGGTTGGACCGTGCAGGGATCGACCGTGCTGCGCTGGCTGTCCGGTCCGCAGGCACAGCCCTAAAAATGGTCTTCGAAGACGGGTTCTTCCATGCCGATCCGCATCCCGGCAACCTGTTCATCGAACCGGACGGTCGCATAGGTCTCATCGACTTCGGCATGGTCGGCGAGGTGAACGACAAGCTCCGCAGCCAACTCAGCGTCCTACTGACTGCATTGGCCCGCAACGACCCGGGCCGTGTCGGCTCCGCTTTGCTGGACCTTTCCGTAACCCGGCAGCCTGTGGACCGCAGCCGGCTGCGCGCGGACGTCACCCTGTTTATTGCCCTCTACGAAGACCGCCCACTAAATCAGATCGAAATCGGGCCGCTGATCACCCAAGCGGTCGCGCTGATGCGCACCTACCACCTGCAGATGCCTCAGGAACTGGCGAAGCTCCTGAAAATGATGATCATGGCCGAAGGCATCGGAGTTGAACTGGACCCCGGCTTTAATCTGGGCGTGATGCTGGCGCCCTATGCCAGGAAGCTGATGTTCCGCCGCTTTGCGCCGCAGGCGTTGGCCGCGCGCATAGCCGCAGCCGGTGCTGACGCGGCGGAACTGGCCGAGGACCTGCCGGACCTACTCCGACGGGTCGTGGATAGCCTCGACACAGGCTTGGAAGTCCATTTACGGGCCGCGGAGCTTGAACCCCTGGTCGGGCGGATTGAACGCATCGGCAACCGCCTGGTAGCAGGCATGATCTCGGCAGCTCTAATCGGAGGGGTGGGAGCACTTGCGGCGGGGGACAGGGACCGTTGGGGCAGCTGGGAGAAACCGCTGATGAGGGCCGGGCTCGGTGCAGGCGGTGCGCTTGGCGCCTATCTGATCTGGACGTCACGGCATAACGGTGGTTCACACCAATGA
- a CDS encoding DMT family transporter, protein MLWITFAWGSCFLAISIGLKDAPLLWFAALRALIAGGVLLAVAGFRREPTPRGARTWALIAVMGIVNVTLAFAAMFGGLAGLSTGAASVLANAQPLLIVLPAWWIYKERVSARTLAAMGTGFAGLLAVALPSGTGTGAWLSITAALAVTAGTLISRQIKADVLQVIAWHFLVGGAILAVIAGLTEGAPSINWGLRFIGILLYVSLVGTAAAFLGWFTEVRHSRLDAVTAWTFLVPVFGILLSMVVLGERQSSWTLAGMALVLVSMLVLVLPLKQPTLQRAETSRGQ, encoded by the coding sequence ATGCTGTGGATAACCTTTGCCTGGGGCTCGTGCTTTCTGGCGATCAGCATCGGTCTGAAGGATGCTCCGCTGCTGTGGTTCGCCGCGTTGCGCGCACTCATAGCCGGCGGGGTGCTCCTCGCAGTTGCGGGATTCCGGCGGGAACCGACGCCGCGCGGGGCCCGGACCTGGGCTCTGATAGCAGTGATGGGCATTGTCAATGTCACACTGGCGTTCGCTGCCATGTTCGGCGGTCTGGCCGGTCTATCGACGGGAGCCGCCTCCGTTCTGGCCAATGCACAGCCCTTGCTCATAGTGCTTCCGGCCTGGTGGATATACAAGGAGCGCGTGTCCGCCCGCACGCTGGCGGCGATGGGGACAGGTTTCGCAGGGCTATTGGCAGTCGCCCTGCCCAGCGGCACCGGCACCGGTGCGTGGCTCTCAATCACCGCAGCTCTCGCGGTCACCGCCGGAACTCTGATTTCGAGGCAGATAAAGGCCGATGTCCTGCAGGTGATTGCCTGGCATTTCCTGGTTGGGGGCGCCATTCTTGCCGTCATCGCCGGGCTTACCGAGGGGGCGCCGTCCATCAACTGGGGCTTGCGCTTCATCGGCATTCTCCTCTATGTTTCCCTCGTGGGAACCGCTGCGGCCTTTCTCGGCTGGTTCACAGAAGTCCGGCACAGCCGCCTGGACGCGGTCACGGCATGGACCTTCCTGGTCCCGGTGTTCGGCATCCTGCTATCCATGGTCGTCCTGGGGGAACGGCAGAGCAGTTGGACCCTGGCCGGCATGGCCCTGGTTCTGGTGTCGATGCTCGTCCTTGTGCTGCCGCTGAAACAGCCGACTCTGCAAAGGGCCGAAACCTCCCGTGGACAGTAG
- a CDS encoding cytochrome b N-terminal domain-containing protein has product MNDESTTIGGQTPAQAPRRGRARHLLDVIDERLGIGALGYAVPEHANSLAWSLGGVTAVAFGILVVSGALLVQFYSPTPETANQSVRGIVTDVWGGSVLRGVHFWASQAMYVTAALHLIRVFVTGSFKRPREGNWLIGVALFALITLALFTGTVLKWDQEGFEALGHNVEVGDLLGGAGFWFSAEFADQVSILVRVYGAHVVILPGTILVLVTLHGLLVKRHRISPHPSLPADASGEQASAAEPTEPFTHHLRRIGAFGLMLAGALGILAVFLPPPVGSTPVAGIEVTRPPWNFWWLYTLEDWFGLPAILFAEVAFFILLAAVPFADRSRNRLWRRRPVSIALGLVLVLGILALTVLIFFIPVKEHLGA; this is encoded by the coding sequence ATGAATGATGAATCGACGACCATCGGCGGCCAAACCCCGGCACAGGCGCCGCGCCGCGGTCGCGCCCGGCACCTACTGGATGTGATCGATGAGCGGCTGGGCATCGGCGCCTTGGGGTACGCCGTCCCGGAACACGCAAACTCCCTGGCCTGGAGCCTGGGAGGTGTCACGGCCGTAGCCTTCGGAATCCTGGTGGTGAGCGGCGCTCTGCTGGTCCAGTTCTACAGCCCCACCCCGGAAACGGCTAACCAGTCGGTCCGCGGCATTGTCACCGACGTCTGGGGCGGAAGCGTTCTGCGGGGCGTGCACTTCTGGGCATCCCAAGCCATGTATGTCACCGCGGCACTGCACCTGATCAGGGTATTCGTTACCGGCTCATTCAAACGCCCGCGCGAAGGCAACTGGCTCATCGGAGTGGCACTGTTCGCTCTAATCACCCTCGCCCTGTTCACGGGAACAGTCCTGAAGTGGGATCAGGAGGGCTTTGAGGCGCTGGGGCACAATGTGGAGGTCGGGGATCTGCTCGGCGGGGCCGGGTTCTGGTTTTCTGCCGAGTTCGCGGATCAAGTTTCGATCCTCGTGCGAGTTTACGGCGCGCATGTGGTGATCCTTCCAGGAACCATTCTGGTCCTCGTGACTCTGCACGGGCTCCTGGTAAAACGCCACAGAATCTCTCCCCACCCGTCGCTGCCGGCCGATGCCTCCGGGGAACAGGCTTCGGCTGCGGAACCAACCGAACCCTTCACCCATCACCTGCGCCGAATCGGCGCGTTCGGCCTGATGCTGGCAGGTGCGCTTGGGATCCTGGCGGTGTTCCTTCCACCCCCGGTAGGTTCGACCCCGGTCGCCGGCATCGAGGTGACCCGGCCCCCATGGAATTTCTGGTGGCTCTACACACTGGAAGACTGGTTTGGTCTGCCCGCCATCCTTTTTGCCGAGGTCGCGTTTTTCATTCTCCTGGCCGCGGTTCCCTTTGCGGACCGAAGCCGGAACCGGCTGTGGCGACGGCGCCCCGTCTCGATCGCTCTTGGCCTTGTGCTGGTGCTGGGCATCCTGGCGCTCACAGTTCTGATTTTCTTCATTCCGGTCAAAGAGCATCTGGGGGCGTGA